In the Flavobacterium pallidum genome, one interval contains:
- a CDS encoding PH domain-containing protein translates to MTVFRSAKSTATMIIMWVLVIALPIPIIFAAFQEEQGTLIIPMVIVLLIEAFFISMVLDTKYTVDGEILFYRSGPIRGKIDISKIRKIEENNSFVKYSTLKPGLSNRGFVIHFNTFDDIFISPDNKEAFVKLLLQINPGIQVC, encoded by the coding sequence ATGACTGTTTTTCGTTCTGCTAAAAGTACTGCGACAATGATCATCATGTGGGTATTGGTAATTGCATTGCCGATACCCATCATTTTTGCTGCATTCCAGGAAGAACAAGGTACCCTAATAATCCCGATGGTAATTGTTTTACTGATTGAAGCGTTTTTTATTTCGATGGTTCTGGATACAAAATATACCGTTGACGGGGAGATTTTATTTTATCGCTCAGGGCCGATCAGGGGAAAGATTGACATTTCAAAAATCCGGAAGATCGAAGAGAACAATTCGTTTGTAAAATACAGTACATTAAAACCCGGATTGAGCAACAGGGGATTTGTAATACATTTCAATACATTCGACGATATTTTCATTTCGCCGGATAATAAGGAAGCATTCGTAAAATTATTATTGCAGATAAATCCCGGGATCCAGGTTTGTTAA
- the ygiD gene encoding 4,5-DOPA-extradiol-dioxygenase: MSLHQFHNWTQDLNEEDSRHPVLFIGHGSPMNGIEQNEFSEGWAKMGREIPKPKAVLVISAHWLTQGTHITAMPNPKTIHDFGGFPKELFEVQYPAPGEPALAEATKKIITKTDVGLDHDWGLDHGTWTVVRHMYPDADIPVLQLSIDYAKPPQYHFELAQQLVSLRKKGVLIIGSGNMVHNLRMVAWDKLNEPEYGFDWVIEMNDVFKEKLGKCDTSSLINYEKLHAAAKLAIPTPDHYYPLLYAMALQQNGDDIRFFNDKAVGGSLTMTSVKWG; the protein is encoded by the coding sequence ATGTCATTGCACCAATTTCATAACTGGACACAGGATCTGAACGAGGAAGACAGCCGTCATCCGGTATTGTTTATTGGTCACGGTTCGCCAATGAATGGCATTGAGCAAAATGAATTTTCTGAAGGCTGGGCGAAAATGGGCCGGGAAATTCCAAAGCCTAAGGCTGTGCTCGTTATTTCTGCACATTGGCTTACACAGGGCACGCACATCACCGCGATGCCAAATCCGAAAACCATCCACGATTTCGGCGGATTTCCGAAGGAATTGTTTGAAGTGCAATATCCTGCGCCGGGGGAACCTGCCTTGGCGGAAGCCACTAAAAAAATCATCACTAAAACTGATGTCGGACTCGACCACGATTGGGGTTTGGACCATGGCACCTGGACCGTCGTGCGCCATATGTATCCTGATGCGGACATTCCTGTGCTGCAATTAAGCATTGATTATGCCAAACCGCCGCAGTATCATTTCGAACTGGCGCAGCAGCTGGTTTCCTTACGTAAAAAAGGCGTGCTGATCATCGGCAGCGGCAATATGGTACACAATTTAAGGATGGTCGCCTGGGATAAATTAAACGAGCCCGAATACGGTTTCGATTGGGTTATTGAAATGAATGATGTTTTCAAGGAAAAGCTTGGTAAATGCGACACATCATCGTTGATCAACTATGAAAAACTGCATGCTGCGGCAAAATTAGCGATTCCGACTCCGGATCATTATTATCCGTTGCTATATGCGATGGCGTTACAGCAAAATGGTGACGATATCCGATTTTTTAATGATAAAGCCGTTGGCGGTTCCCTGACGATGACGTCGGTGAAATGGGGTTAA
- a CDS encoding CvfB family protein — translation MIEIGKYNTLQILRSTKVGLFLGESPEAEGILLPNKYVPEQYEIGDMIAVFVYLDHEERPVATTLEPYMVLNEFALLRVNYVNKVGAFLDWGLEKDILVPYREQARPMEKGKRYLVHLYLDEKTNRLVASSKINQFLSNENLTVQVGDEVNLIVSHITDLGINVIINETHKGLLYKNEVFEDGVRTGDHAIGYIKTIRPDNKIDVSLEKPGYEKIESNAQKILDELKASRGGFLRLNDSSDPEDIKTVLQMSKKTFKQSIGALYKQKLIDIKEDGIYLL, via the coding sequence ATGATCGAGATAGGAAAATACAATACGTTACAGATTTTAAGAAGTACGAAAGTCGGCTTGTTTTTAGGCGAAAGCCCCGAAGCCGAAGGTATTTTGCTTCCCAATAAATATGTGCCTGAACAATATGAAATAGGGGATATGATTGCGGTTTTCGTATACCTCGACCATGAGGAACGCCCGGTTGCGACGACTTTAGAGCCTTATATGGTGCTGAATGAATTTGCATTGCTGCGTGTTAATTATGTGAATAAGGTAGGCGCATTCCTTGACTGGGGACTGGAAAAAGACATTCTGGTGCCGTATCGTGAACAGGCGCGACCGATGGAAAAGGGCAAGCGCTATCTTGTGCATTTGTACCTGGATGAAAAGACCAACCGTTTGGTCGCATCGAGTAAAATCAATCAATTTTTGAGCAATGAAAACCTTACGGTACAGGTTGGTGATGAAGTAAACCTTATTGTTTCACATATTACAGACCTTGGGATCAATGTTATCATCAACGAAACACACAAAGGCCTGCTGTATAAAAATGAGGTTTTTGAAGACGGTGTCCGCACGGGAGATCACGCTATCGGTTATATCAAAACGATCCGCCCGGACAACAAGATTGATGTGTCGCTGGAAAAACCCGGTTATGAAAAGATTGAATCGAATGCGCAGAAAATCCTGGACGAACTCAAAGCCAGCCGTGGTGGTTTCCTGCGATTAAATGACAGCAGCGATCCTGAAGATATTAAGACCGTGTTGCAGATGAGCAAGAAAACGTTCAAGCAATCGATTGGGGCGTTATACAAGCAAAAACTGATTGATATAAAAGAAGACGGGATTTACCTTTTGTAA
- a CDS encoding YdeI/OmpD-associated family protein — translation MSNNNPLFFETAADFRKWLEKNHDKCTELIVGYYRVNSGKPSMNWPDSVDQALSFGWIDGHLKPVDEISYTRRFTPRKPNSIWSNVNIRKAEKLISEGLMHESGMAAYNLRKPEKTGIYGFEKPLQELDKSLEKAFRANKKAWEFFDKQAPSYKKIIIHWLMAAKQEKTQFSRLEKIIQASLEGKKIR, via the coding sequence TTGAGCAATAATAATCCTCTCTTTTTTGAAACCGCAGCCGACTTCAGGAAATGGCTCGAAAAAAACCACGACAAATGCACCGAATTAATCGTCGGTTATTATCGCGTAAACAGTGGAAAACCCAGTATGAACTGGCCAGATTCCGTAGACCAGGCGCTGAGTTTTGGCTGGATTGACGGCCACCTCAAACCCGTTGACGAAATTTCATATACGAGGCGCTTCACACCCAGAAAACCAAACAGCATCTGGAGCAACGTCAACATCAGGAAAGCGGAAAAACTCATTTCAGAAGGGCTGATGCACGAATCGGGAATGGCGGCCTATAATCTGCGGAAGCCTGAAAAAACAGGTATTTATGGTTTTGAAAAGCCTTTGCAGGAATTGGATAAGAGTTTGGAAAAAGCATTCAGGGCAAACAAAAAAGCATGGGAATTCTTTGATAAGCAAGCGCCTTCTTACAAAAAAATCATCATCCATTGGCTGATGGCCGCAAAGCAGGAAAAAACGCAGTTTTCACGTTTGGAAAAAATCATACAGGCAAGCCTGGAAGGCAAAAAAATCAGGTGA
- the menD gene encoding 2-succinyl-5-enolpyruvyl-6-hydroxy-3-cyclohexene-1-carboxylic-acid synthase has translation MTFPKIPLAQSIIEICALKGIRHIVISPGSRNAPLTIGFASQPRFKCYSIADERCAAFFALGMAQQLHQPAALVCTSGSALLNYYPAFAEAFYSQIPLVVISADRPLDKIDIGDGQTIRQQNVYANHSLYNANLVADASAENDAAINTAIDISIVKRGPVHINAPFEEPLYETVSGISVNPIVSEIEATTPVIGISGQFAEIWNNASKKLVLVGVNDPGIINENAIRFFAEDPSVVVMTETTSNLHHPSFINNIDTIITPFTTDDFETFKPDLLITFGGMVVSKRIKAFLRKYKPEHHWHIDPLRAYDTFGVLTQHFETAVNDFFKNVAPVDKTTDSHYKALGQRLKDLRHQRHNDYLSKIPFCDFRVFARIIPALRKNSQLQISNSAAIRYAQLIEIDPSIEVFCNRGTSGIDGSTSTAIGAAVASKKQTTLITGDIGFLYDSNALWNHYIPENFKIILVNNGGGGIFRILPGHQETPVFNTYFETEHDLTAEHLAKMYGFRYIAAADENSLEKGISNLFASDDEPAILEIFTPTSVNDSVLLQYFRELT, from the coding sequence ATGACCTTCCCTAAAATCCCTTTGGCGCAAAGCATAATCGAAATTTGCGCATTGAAAGGAATCCGCCACATCGTTATTTCACCAGGATCGAGGAACGCGCCGCTTACGATCGGTTTCGCAAGCCAGCCACGATTCAAATGTTATAGTATCGCCGATGAGCGCTGCGCGGCTTTTTTTGCGTTGGGAATGGCGCAGCAATTGCACCAGCCGGCAGCTTTAGTGTGTACTTCGGGGTCGGCTTTGCTCAATTATTACCCGGCGTTTGCGGAGGCATTTTACAGCCAGATCCCGCTTGTTGTGATTTCTGCCGACAGGCCGCTCGATAAAATTGACATTGGCGATGGGCAAACGATCCGGCAGCAAAATGTATATGCGAACCATTCGCTTTACAATGCCAATCTTGTAGCAGACGCTTCCGCAGAAAATGATGCGGCTATCAATACAGCGATTGATATCAGCATCGTTAAGAGAGGACCTGTGCATATCAATGCGCCGTTTGAAGAACCTTTGTATGAAACCGTTTCAGGAATTTCCGTAAACCCGATTGTTTCTGAAATAGAAGCAACAACTCCTGTAATTGGTATCTCAGGTCAATTTGCTGAAATATGGAACAATGCTTCGAAAAAACTGGTGCTTGTTGGGGTAAACGACCCCGGAATTATCAATGAAAACGCAATTCGGTTTTTTGCCGAAGACCCTTCTGTGGTGGTCATGACCGAAACGACGTCAAACCTGCACCATCCGTCTTTTATCAACAACATCGACACCATCATTACGCCATTTACAACCGATGATTTTGAGACCTTCAAACCTGATTTGCTGATTACATTTGGTGGTATGGTGGTTTCAAAACGCATCAAGGCTTTCCTGAGGAAATATAAACCTGAGCATCACTGGCACATCGATCCGTTGCGGGCGTATGATACTTTCGGGGTTTTGACGCAGCATTTTGAAACTGCTGTAAATGATTTTTTTAAAAATGTTGCTCCGGTAGACAAGACAACAGATAGCCATTACAAAGCTTTAGGGCAACGTCTCAAAGATTTAAGGCATCAACGCCATAACGACTATTTATCAAAAATCCCATTTTGTGATTTCAGGGTTTTTGCTCGAATCATTCCCGCACTTCGTAAAAATTCGCAGTTGCAGATCAGCAACAGCGCAGCCATCAGATATGCACAGTTAATCGAAATTGACCCTTCCATTGAAGTGTTCTGCAATCGCGGTACAAGCGGGATTGACGGCAGCACGTCAACAGCTATTGGAGCGGCAGTGGCTTCCAAAAAACAAACCACATTGATTACCGGCGATATTGGTTTTTTGTATGACAGCAATGCGCTTTGGAACCATTATATCCCGGAAAACTTCAAGATTATCCTTGTCAATAACGGTGGCGGCGGCATTTTCAGGATTTTGCCTGGGCATCAGGAAACGCCGGTTTTCAACACCTATTTTGAAACGGAACATGATTTGACGGCAGAACATCTTGCGAAAATGTATGGATTTCGTTACATCGCGGCTGCTGATGAAAATTCCCTTGAAAAAGGGATTTCAAACCTATTCGCATCGGATGATGAACCTGCAATTCTCGAGATTTTCACTCCGACATCGGTAAATGATAGCGTTTTATTGCAGTATTTCCGGGAACTCACCTGA
- a CDS encoding thioredoxin family protein, with protein MNHFFKCLLVLFFMNSSVAQNGVQFEEIPYKEAIAKAKATHKPLFYMIYATWCPHCEKMRHEVFTDDKIGDYFNSTFINVMIDGEKGEGPELRKKFGLKAFPGLLFIDGNETLLYSLTGEFKADDLLAEAKNALIPEKQLPYLKDAFYADPTNADKCLAYLITLRKGSDRKALSPAAHVYLATQTEEKLPSAINWRIIANAVTDVDSREFRYVLKHQDQFAAVASPLRVQRKIENIVTEMLDPFVANMDSIGYKSQRIKVKSIQLRKVDSLVFSYDMMLAERTGDWKNYKKATIDGVEKYVWTNQKILKEIANVYLQHLADPESLTDAIKWTKHALELMDSYDGNIILAKLYLKANDRKQAAIYARKAKELTKNLGWNSQEADALFKELNIN; from the coding sequence ATGAATCATTTTTTTAAGTGCCTTTTGGTTTTATTTTTTATGAATAGCTCTGTCGCGCAAAACGGGGTGCAGTTTGAGGAAATCCCTTATAAAGAGGCCATCGCTAAAGCAAAAGCCACGCACAAACCTTTGTTTTACATGATTTATGCCACATGGTGCCCGCATTGTGAGAAAATGAGGCATGAGGTTTTTACTGACGATAAAATTGGAGATTATTTCAACTCAACTTTCATTAATGTAATGATTGACGGTGAAAAAGGCGAAGGCCCCGAATTGCGGAAAAAATTTGGCTTAAAGGCCTTTCCCGGATTGCTTTTCATCGACGGGAATGAGACGCTGCTTTACAGCCTTACTGGTGAATTTAAAGCAGATGATTTATTGGCTGAAGCCAAAAACGCGCTGATTCCTGAAAAGCAGCTTCCTTATTTAAAAGATGCTTTTTATGCCGACCCAACGAATGCTGATAAATGCCTTGCTTACCTTATTACACTCAGAAAAGGCAGCGACAGGAAGGCACTTTCCCCCGCAGCTCATGTTTATCTGGCGACGCAGACTGAGGAAAAACTTCCGAGCGCCATAAACTGGCGTATCATTGCAAACGCTGTCACAGATGTTGATTCGCGCGAGTTTCGATACGTATTAAAACATCAGGATCAGTTTGCAGCAGTAGCATCGCCCTTGCGTGTACAGCGGAAAATCGAAAATATCGTAACGGAAATGCTGGATCCATTTGTGGCAAATATGGACAGCATAGGCTATAAATCCCAGCGCATAAAGGTAAAATCAATCCAGTTGCGTAAAGTCGATTCGCTGGTCTTCTCCTATGATATGATGCTGGCTGAGCGTACCGGTGACTGGAAAAATTATAAGAAAGCCACTATTGACGGTGTGGAAAAGTACGTTTGGACAAACCAGAAAATCCTTAAGGAGATTGCGAATGTTTACCTGCAGCACCTGGCCGATCCGGAAAGCCTGACTGATGCCATAAAATGGACAAAACATGCCTTGGAACTCATGGATTCTTATGATGGAAATATCATTTTGGCAAAATTATACCTCAAAGCCAACGACAGGAAACAAGCGGCCATCTATGCCCGGAAAGCCAAAGAGCTCACCAAAAATCTCGGCTGGAATTCGCAGGAAGCAGATGCCCTTTTTAAAGAATTAAACATCAACTGA
- a CDS encoding GNAT family N-acetyltransferase, which translates to MAVTIRNAATEDIPAILEIVNHSILFSTAIYDYEARTLQQQQDWFAEKKADGYPVIVAEIDGEIAGFGTYGSFRVKVAYQHTIEHSVYVSEEFKGRGVGKLLLAELIQLAKLGNYHVMIGCIDAENADSIGFHEKFGFEITGTLSEVGFKFGRWLDLVLMQLIIK; encoded by the coding sequence ATGGCTGTTACCATCCGAAATGCCGCTACAGAAGATATTCCTGCGATATTGGAAATCGTAAACCATTCCATCTTATTTTCTACTGCCATATATGATTATGAGGCGCGCACGCTGCAGCAACAGCAGGATTGGTTTGCCGAGAAAAAAGCCGATGGCTATCCTGTAATCGTAGCGGAAATCGATGGTGAAATTGCAGGGTTTGGCACGTATGGAAGTTTCCGCGTGAAGGTGGCTTATCAGCACACCATCGAACATTCAGTGTATGTTTCAGAGGAATTCAAGGGCCGTGGTGTGGGAAAATTATTGCTGGCCGAATTGATCCAGCTCGCAAAACTAGGCAATTACCATGTTATGATTGGCTGCATCGATGCTGAAAATGCAGACAGTATCGGGTTTCATGAAAAATTTGGTTTTGAAATCACGGGAACCCTGAGTGAAGTCGGATTTAAATTCGGGCGCTGGCTCGATCTGGTACTGATGCAACTGATCATAAAATAA
- a CDS encoding glutathione peroxidase, with amino-acid sequence MKKITFLATCLLCFSTHFNFAQQTNISSQPMDDTPKAQPKKLHDFNARDIEDKQFNFSTLKGKKVMIVNTASECGFTPQYKELEELYQRYKDKNFVIIGFPSNDFGEQEPGTNKDIAAFCKKNYGVTFPMMAKVSVTGNNKNKVYQFLTEEKLNGLRNFEVKWNFQKFLIDENGNLIKVLESKVSPLDPAITSWIDPPADSAPKKE; translated from the coding sequence ATGAAAAAAATCACTTTTTTAGCCACATGCCTGTTATGCTTCAGTACACATTTTAATTTTGCGCAGCAGACAAATATAAGTTCCCAACCTATGGATGATACCCCGAAAGCCCAGCCCAAAAAACTCCATGATTTTAACGCCAGGGATATTGAAGACAAGCAATTCAATTTCTCCACGCTGAAAGGCAAGAAAGTCATGATCGTCAACACGGCATCTGAATGCGGTTTTACACCACAATATAAGGAACTGGAAGAGCTGTACCAACGCTATAAGGACAAGAATTTCGTGATTATCGGATTTCCGTCGAATGATTTCGGCGAACAGGAACCCGGGACCAACAAGGATATTGCCGCTTTCTGTAAAAAGAACTACGGTGTAACTTTTCCTATGATGGCAAAAGTATCTGTAACTGGCAATAATAAAAACAAGGTATATCAATTCCTTACGGAAGAAAAGCTCAACGGCCTGCGGAATTTCGAAGTAAAATGGAACTTCCAGAAATTCCTGATTGATGAAAATGGCAATCTGATAAAGGTGCTTGAATCCAAAGTAAGTCCGCTCGATCCCGCAATCACTTCATGGATTGACCCGCCTGCAGATTCAGCGCCAAAGAAAGAATAA
- a CDS encoding RNA polymerase sigma factor, whose product MTQEELLPLVLKKDDRAFTLLYDMYSKNLYGVIYNLVRDREEAEDVLQEVFVKIWKNIETYNESKGRFFTWILNIARNTTIDKLRSKGFNNSRKNLSADNFVHLLDDSNKLTNRIDTIGIREFVKKLKPKCIQIIDLLFFKGYTQQEASEELEIPLGTVKTQNRNCMNDLRNFLQV is encoded by the coding sequence ATGACCCAGGAAGAATTATTGCCGCTTGTTTTGAAGAAAGATGACCGTGCATTTACGCTATTGTATGACATGTATTCCAAGAATCTATATGGTGTGATTTACAATCTCGTACGCGATCGTGAAGAAGCTGAAGACGTGCTTCAGGAAGTATTTGTAAAGATTTGGAAGAACATCGAAACGTACAATGAAAGCAAAGGAAGATTTTTCACGTGGATACTGAATATTGCACGGAATACCACCATTGATAAACTGCGTTCGAAAGGATTTAACAACAGCCGTAAAAACCTGAGTGCAGATAATTTCGTACATCTGCTTGATGACAGCAATAAACTGACCAACCGTATCGACACGATCGGGATCAGGGAATTTGTCAAGAAATTAAAGCCAAAGTGCATCCAGATTATTGATTTGTTGTTTTTTAAAGGCTACACGCAACAGGAAGCATCGGAAGAACTTGAAATCCCTCTGGGCACGGTAAAAACGCAGAACAGGAATTGTATGAATGATTTGAGAAACTTTTTACAGGTATAA
- a CDS encoding anti-sigma factor produces the protein MEITTYIESGILELYVFGNLTDDEMKEVGEMAQNHQEIRDEILSIEKAVISLSFSMSPYLSAANFDRIRRQLIEKHQGVVDIKKRSNAGSYIGWAAAILLLAGTYYFYDQNESAKNQVVTVEAEKTKMKGDMDAMQAKSKNTENMLAFIRDENNVIIPLGGQTVAPEAKARIYWNKSTQAVYVDASGLPEPPEGKVYQIWSLQLSPQLVPTSIGLLADFKTNDHKMFAVDSTASPQGFGITLEPAGGSATPTMEQLYTLGVVKV, from the coding sequence ATGGAAATTACAACATATATAGAATCAGGGATTTTAGAACTTTACGTTTTCGGGAATCTGACCGATGATGAAATGAAGGAAGTCGGTGAAATGGCCCAAAACCACCAGGAAATAAGGGATGAGATTTTATCTATTGAAAAAGCTGTCATCAGCCTCTCTTTCAGTATGTCGCCTTACTTGTCTGCAGCTAATTTTGACCGCATCCGCAGACAGCTCATCGAAAAGCATCAGGGTGTTGTTGACATCAAAAAACGAAGCAATGCCGGATCTTACATCGGTTGGGCGGCGGCAATATTGTTGCTTGCCGGCACTTATTATTTCTATGACCAAAATGAATCGGCCAAAAACCAGGTCGTAACCGTAGAAGCTGAAAAAACTAAAATGAAGGGCGATATGGATGCCATGCAGGCCAAAAGCAAAAACACGGAAAACATGCTTGCCTTCATACGTGATGAAAATAATGTAATCATACCGCTCGGAGGGCAAACCGTAGCGCCCGAAGCCAAAGCCAGGATCTATTGGAATAAATCCACACAGGCGGTTTATGTCGATGCCAGCGGATTGCCGGAGCCACCGGAAGGAAAAGTGTACCAGATATGGTCATTGCAGCTGAGTCCGCAACTGGTACCTACAAGCATTGGTTTGTTAGCCGACTTTAAAACCAATGACCACAAGATGTTTGCCGTTGACAGCACCGCTTCGCCACAGGGATTCGGGATTACGCTCGAGCCTGCCGGCGGAAGTGCCACGCCAACGATGGAGCAGCTGTATACTTTAGGCGTGGTGAAAGTTTAA